Sequence from the Rutidosis leptorrhynchoides isolate AG116_Rl617_1_P2 chromosome 3, CSIRO_AGI_Rlap_v1, whole genome shotgun sequence genome:
gtttatattaacacATTTTTTTAAAAGTATATAGCTTACAATATTATTTTTCTGAGTATAGACCTACATTAAAAAAAATGTAGATCTATTTAGTAATTTGAACCCTATTAATTAAAACAAAAAGTTACACATACCATATGTTTGTGGTGAATTGGCttttatatagatatagaaaaaaacattaaaatctgaatCGGAATAAATGCATATATACAATCTTGTAAGCAAATTCTAGCTTGTAACGAAATTAATAAGTAgactatatttatattaaaaaagtcATTAATTAACTCATACGGTACTTTGTATGCCAAGTGTTCAACACGTACTTATATTTGGTCTAATTCAAACTTATGACGTGCTACATTTTTTTATATCAAAGCGCTTTCCGTTAGTATAAGTTTTTTATTATTTATGGCAGTGTTCTAGTttaaatcttatatcttatatccTATCATAATCAAATAATACCATCATAGAATTTAGTAAGCTACACTTAGCggtattttattgatttttttTTGTTCAACTCATCAAGTGGGAATCTATGAAAACAGTTAGCATTATATCTAGTTTTCTAAGATTTATATTTGTTATTGACTTACAATAACATTAAACTATTGAAAGCTCAATTTATGCCAGCATAAAAAAGAGTAATATTGATGCGTCATACATTATATACACGGCATTTCTATTTTATTCACATTTATTTGCTTATGCGGTGCGATAAGATTTAAAAATTCTTTGTTTAAAACTATAGTACTTATAGTCATTGTGTCATATTTCTAAAATTAAAAAGTACAGTGGAACCCAAGGCCACGGGACTAAATTTGACAAAGAGGGAAACTTATGTGTTAACACAAATAATTGATTGATTTCCTTGATTCATACATTACAATAGAGAGTATAAATAGCCAATGATAATAACAAAATACCTAATGGGCTTGCATAATAAAAAACCCTTATAGAACATGGGCTAAATGCATAAATACATAATATGGATAAATATATCACCTAACagccccccgcagttggagcgggagcaTTACGAACGCTCAAAATGGTCCTGAACTCATCAAAAAGAACAGCAGGAaggcctttggtgaagatgtcggcATACTGATATCGCGATGGAACATGAAGAACGCACACATGTCCTTTCGTCACAAGATCCCGCACGAAATGAATATCAATCTCTATGTGTTTCGTGCGCTGGTGCTGAACCGGGTTACCTGACATGTATGCTGCACTCACATTATCACAATACACAACAGTGGCTGAAAATATAGGACAATGAAGCTCGCGAAGTAGATTGCGAAGCCAGCATGTCTCGGCAACAGCATTAGCAACCCCGCGGTACTCTGCTTCAGCACTGGAGCGAGATGGCGTCAATTGTCGTTTTGAGGACCATGACAGAAGGTTATTACCCAAAAATACACAATATCCTGAGGTCGAGAGGCGAGTACTGGGGCAACCAGCCCAGTCAGCATCTGAATAGGCTGTTAAAGATGTGGTAGATGATGCAAAGAGTTGTAGGCCGAGATCAAGTGTACCCTGTATATACCAGAGAATTCGCTTAAGTGCAGAAAAGTGCTGCTCTCGTGGGTCATGCATGAATAAGCATATCTGTTGTACTGCGTAAGTAATGTCTGGTCTCGTGAAAGTGAGGTACTGAAGAGCCCCGACGAGGCTGCGATACAATATCAGATTAGCAACCGGTGGACCTGACGTATTAAACTTGGAGCTGGTTTCGATCGGGGTTCTGCTCGGGTGACACCCCGTCATATCTGCGCGCTCTAGAATCTCGGTAGCGTACTTCTTATGAGATAGAAACATCCCCGAAGAGGTACGAGTAACTGAAATACCCAAGAAATAGTTCAACGGGCCAAGATCGGTCATGGAGAACTCCTGGTGTAGAGAGGCAATAACCCGCTGAAGAAAATTTGTCGATGAGGCGGTCAGAATAATATCGTCCACATATAATAAGAGATAAGCAGTATCGGTACCCTGTCGATAAATAAATGAGGAAGTGTCGCATCGGCTTTGCTCTGAGCATAGCATGCGAATCGCTGGTACCATGCGAGTGGAGCCTGCTTCAATCCATAGAGGGATTTCTATAGGAGACACACATGATCAGGTCGTGAAGCGTCACGAAAACCTGGAAGCTGATGCATATAGACAGTCTCAGAAAGATGACCGTGAAGGAAAGCATTCTTGACATCTAGTTGATGAACGGGCCAGTGTCGAGAAATGGAAAGACTGAGAACAGTGAGAATGGTGGCCGGTTTAACGACCAGGCTAAATGTCTCATCATAATCAATATCAACCTGCTGGCTGCGACCATTAGCAACTagtcgagccttatacctgctCAACATCCCATcagcattaaacttgtgcttaaacaaccacatggtgcgaactatgttcgtgtccgaaGGGCGGAGCACAAGAGTCCAAGTACCatttttaattaaagcattatactCTTCGGTCATAGCGTGTTGCCAGTTCGGGTCTTTAAACGCGTGAGAGTAAGAGCTAGGAATGGGAGAGGTGGTGGACAAATGAAGATTTAGACGTTGTACGGGTTTAGTGGTGCCAAGGCGGTGACGGGTGACCATAGGtgtcatgacccgaaaattttggtcaaatttaaactctgataactccgataagataagcaaattgatgtgttgcattaaaatatttttttcatacatttaattaaccgttggactttaccctacgattcacgaacaacctataatttaaaactcgaacccatcatgatttatatatgattttactttcttaaatgaaaacgttttatgatataataatttctattattataacctcttaataaaatgattttgaatataattagttctagaaaactaaattttataatatttatatatgaaatgataaaaaatttactattaaacgatgctatttcaaattaaaaattttacgtattaagtcgttttatttttatgatataatttttgtaattttttttaaaaatacgaagttaaattaaaaatgtacaatttgtaaagcacaacgtacaataacgtgtagcttaaatagttaaatttaaattaactcatttactattcattgaatagtaaatgaaacgaaattaattcattcacatgaaagcgacatgatagaaattattaattataagttacataatatacccctgaagtagttaataaatacgactttttaacaaatttacgattcaaatttgattctaaatttattattatattattatattttatttcaatattattatattattatattaattatattattatattaaaatttatattatattatatatctttgtccagtcaaaaactagaaaaacacatattatgcatataaactttataaacgaacctttttacaactaattttataaagcttaagaccaaaacagagagagacatatatatatatatatatatatatatatatatatatatatatatatatatatatatatatatatatatatatacacacaaatataaaaagtggaatttttatccatatttttacccgtcaattattagcaacagagtacgaaataccggtccgtgaaaactgtcggtagaatgagaCAAAGGTGGCTACTTTTTTAAATTCACACGTtttcaaattttaattttttattattatattga
This genomic interval carries:
- the LOC139900538 gene encoding uncharacterized mitochondrial protein AtMg00810-like, producing the protein MVPAIRMLCSEQSRCDTSSFIYRQGTDTAYLLLYVDDIILTASSTNFLQRVIASLHQEFSMTDLGPLNYFLGISVTRTSSGMFLSHKKYATEILERADMTGCHPSRTPIETSSKFNTSGPPVANLILYRSLVGALQYLTFTRPDITYAVQQICLFMHDPREQHFSALKRILWYIQGTLDLGLQLFASSTTSLTAYSDADWAGCPSTRLSTSGYCVFLGNNLLSWSSKRQLTPSRSSAEAEYRGVANAVAETCWLRNLLRELHCPIFSATVVYCDNVSAAYMSGNPVQHQRTKHIEIDIHFVRDLVTKGHVCVLHVPSRYQYADIFTKGLPAVLFDEFRTILSVRNAPAPTAGGC